TTATCGAATTCTAAAATACGAAATCACCTATCCATAGATGACAGTCAAAACTCACTTGATAAACTATGAATTTGAACTATATCTTATAAGTTATCGCGATCGCGCAACTCTGCTTTTTGATTTTCAACTTTTTACTCAGAGTTCGATTCTCCGCGAGGAGATTTCTTGGCAGTGATTCTGTGCATTCCTAATCTTCTACTTCTACTGGACTCACCGACTCATGCACACTCGTTTGTTTTTCAAAACCGTTCACAAGGTTCATCACGAATCCATTACGCCTACTCCTTGGGCTGCGTATTCTTTCAGTCCTTGGGAAGCTTTGGTTCACGCGATGATTATGCCGATCGTGGCGTTTTTATTTCCGATCCATCCTTTGGCTCTAATGTTCTTTATGACGTTTCAAATCGTGAGAAATGTTTTGGGTCACAGCGGTTACGAAATTTTTCCAAGCTGGATGGGGAGCAATCGGATTCTGAAATACGTGAATACGAATATCAATCACGATATGCACCACGGCACATTCCGTTACAACTTTGGACTCTATACCACCGTATGGAATTATCTCTTTGGACGGCTCATCCGAATACGAAAAAACATTTTTTGAATTAACAACTCGGAAGAACGAAGAAACAAATTCAATATCCAAGAAAGACAAAACAGATTCCGCAACGAAAGAACCGGAAATCATCGCGAGCTAAGATTGAACTTAACTTTTTGAATACGACCGCATTCTATAAAATCTTCTTCTTAAGAATGCGGGTCACAAGGCCTCACTTCTGAGCAAGAAATCCATAGTGATACGGAGGCAAGTCGATCGGATCTGACGATTCGATTTGAAAGCCCGCTTCTTTTGCCCAATCATAGATATTTTCGGGCCTTGGACGAATTTCCATTTTAGGCCCCCGGGGAGTGGAAGAATCGTAATTCCAATGTACAAGTCCTGCTTTTCCTCCGGGTTTTAAAATCCTATATGCTTCCTTTAAAATCGAAATCGGATCATCGTGATGCAATAGATTGAAGATCATGACGTAACCTACCGTATTCTCGTCTAAACCCGTTCCGGATGCGATGATATCCCTTTCAACGGGAAGGATATTTGCGAAATTAAATAAACTCGCCTTTTCGTGAAGATCCCGCACCAATTCATCTTCAATCTCAAAGGCGAAAATTCGATTCTGCGTTTTTCCAGCGAGAGAAAGCGTAAAGGTTCCGTAACCGGAACCGAATTCTACGATTTCCCCTTCCGTTTCGACAACCTTCATCCGATCCAGGATCAAAGGAACGTTAAAAAGTGTATCCCAATAAGCCGCTTCCGGCATTCCGCTGTCTCTGACTTTCATCACTTCATTTCAGTAAAAAGTCTTGACATTGTCAATCAAATATTCAAATATATATTTGAATATTTGAGGGAATATGAAACCAGAAAAAACCGGCCGTGAATTCAAGAACTTCATCTACTCCAATCTGGCAAAGTATGGAAAGGCACTTTCCGATCCGAAACGAATCGAACTGCTGGATCTTTTGATACAAGCGGAAAAAAATGTAGAACTCCTATCCAAAGAAATCGCCATGAGCGTGGCGGCGACCTCGCATCACCTTCAAATCTTAAAGGAAACCAGACTTGTGCGGGATCGAAAAGAAGGCCGGAATATCTATTACCGAATCGAACAAGCGGGGCTTGAAATCTTCAATACGATTTCGTCGGCAGGAGCCGAATTCAACGCGGAAATCAAGATGGAAATGGATTCTTTCTTTGACGGAGAGAGAGAATTAAACGAACTCGATTATAAGGATTTTCTAAAACAAGTTATCTCCAAAGACGTCATTCTCGTCGATGTGCGCCCAGAAAACGAATATAACGCAGGACATGTGCCCGGTTCGCTCTCCATTCCACTTGGCGATCTCAAATCCAAACTCGACCAACTTCCCAAACGCAAAAAGATCATTGCCTATTGCCGAGGAAAATACTGCGTTTTATCGAAAGAAGCCGTGGAAATCCTTCGAAAAAAAGGTTTAGATGCATATCGGATCGGAGACGGTCCTATGGAATTTTTGAATCAAGGAATTCGTTTAACAAAACAAGGAGACAACTGATATGAAACGCATAGTAATTGTCGGCGCCGGAGTCGGAGGCATTGTAGCTGCAAGAGAGTTGCGAAAAAAGAACCGCAATGCAGAGATCGTAATGATCGATCGTTC
The window above is part of the Leptospira sanjuanensis genome. Proteins encoded here:
- a CDS encoding sterol desaturase family protein; the encoded protein is MHTRLFFKTVHKVHHESITPTPWAAYSFSPWEALVHAMIMPIVAFLFPIHPLALMFFMTFQIVRNVLGHSGYEIFPSWMGSNRILKYVNTNINHDMHHGTFRYNFGLYTTVWNYLFGRLIRIRKNIF
- a CDS encoding class I SAM-dependent methyltransferase, which codes for MKVRDSGMPEAAYWDTLFNVPLILDRMKVVETEGEIVEFGSGYGTFTLSLAGKTQNRIFAFEIEDELVRDLHEKASLFNFANILPVERDIIASGTGLDENTVGYVMIFNLLHHDDPISILKEAYRILKPGGKAGLVHWNYDSSTPRGPKMEIRPRPENIYDWAKEAGFQIESSDPIDLPPYHYGFLAQK
- a CDS encoding metalloregulator ArsR/SmtB family transcription factor → MKPEKTGREFKNFIYSNLAKYGKALSDPKRIELLDLLIQAEKNVELLSKEIAMSVAATSHHLQILKETRLVRDRKEGRNIYYRIEQAGLEIFNTISSAGAEFNAEIKMEMDSFFDGERELNELDYKDFLKQVISKDVILVDVRPENEYNAGHVPGSLSIPLGDLKSKLDQLPKRKKIIAYCRGKYCVLSKEAVEILRKKGLDAYRIGDGPMEFLNQGIRLTKQGDN